The DNA sequence TCCACAGATGATAAAAGTAAATGTGCCTATAGAAACCGCAAAGTTATGGGTGTGGGTACATATTAACCAACAATGTATTAGCGACCCCGCTCAACTTAAAAACCTGCAACCCGTGGGTACCCATGGCATTCCTTATTTCGACATTTTTTATCAACTCTCAGAGGTAGGTTACAGTAAAGTGCCGTCTACTGAATTGATGGTAGAAATGCTCAGCCGAGGCAGAGCTGACTATTTTGCAGCGACCCACGACGCGGTGCATTTTTTATTATCAGAAGAGCAACGTTTACTCATAAAACACTGCCTCGATGCCCCCTATATAGAGATTCAAAGTCACCTCTACTTACATAAAAAGCATCAAGCCATCGTTAGTTTATTTGAACAAGAATTAAATCGAGTGATTAGCCTACACCCCGAACACGATGATTAACCGCGCCCCAACTTTCATATCTTGCCTCATGATTAAAAGGGCTAGAGCCTAGGCGAAACTGCTGGTAGTGTTAGCCTTTCACTCGCTAACATCGCGCAGGAGCTTAGATTTGAGCCGTTCTTCTTTCCAACAATTTCACTGGCAGTCTGCCCAGTTTGGCTACGCTAGTAACGACATTGATGCGTTTTACAGCTTACTCGGTCAGCAAATGCAACGTTTAGGTATGCTAAAACACACTCTCGGTCATATAGAGGCTTACCCTCTCGATTTATACCAATCGCCTGAACCACAAGCAACATTGCCTAATATTTTAATTAGTGCGGGCTTCCATGGCGAAGAAGCTGCCGGCCCTTGGGGTATGCTGAAGTTTCTGTCGGCGTTAAACAGTGAGGTATTTAAACAAGTAAATTTAAGCCTATTGCCATTGGTTAACCCTACCGGTTTTAAAGCTGGTCATCGTTTTAACCAGTATGGTGAAAACCCTAACCGAGGTTTTGAATTTGAAGCAGGGAAAGCTTTCGCAGGCGAAGGCACCTCTGCAGAAGGCGTGTTGTTGCTGGCGCAACAAGATTTACTGAAACAACTCAGTGGCGATGGTATTTTAACTTGCCATGAAGATGTCTTGCAGCACTGTTGTTACGTGTATTCTTTTGAGCCCCAACAAGCAGCCGCTACTTTTAGTTATGGCCTGCGCGACAGCTTAGCCAAATACTTTAAGTTAGCCGCCGACAATAGCATTGATGGTTGCCCACTAGAGGATGGCTTGATTCATAACCACTACGATACTTCGTTTGAATCTTGCTTAGTGAGATTAGGAGCCAAGCAAGGGGCCTGCAGTGAAACCCCAGCTTTAGAGGACTTTGACCAACGCATCAATGCGAACTGTGCGGTGATGCAACAATTTGTAGCATTGAGCTATTAGCCGTATCTAGCTACTTGGCTAACATTTTAGTTAAGTAGCTAAGCCTTAGTTGGCTTCGTCCTGGTCTTTATTTTGTAGATCTAAGTGCATTTCAATCACTCCGTCTTCTAGCTCAAACTTCACCCTAAAACCAAGGTGTTTAGCTAAACCTGCCATGCCACGGTTTTGGATCATGGTAATGCCACTTAAGGTTTGCGTACCCATCGACTGATAGTAACGGATGAGCTTTTGCAGCAGCTGTTTGCCCAAGCCTTGGCCTTGCAAGTCACTTCTTACCACCATAGCAAATTCGGCTTCTAGATTATCAGGGTCGATACTGGCCCGCACCACCCCTAAGATAGCGCGGTCATCTTCGGCTAGCTCGTCTACCGCGATAAAGGCCATTTCTCGTGCATAATCAATTTGAGTCAATAAGGCCATTTCTTCATGGGTCATTTGGCCGCGAGCCCCAAAATAGCGTTTATAACGGTCTTCTTCGGTAAGTGATGAATCAAAGGCCAAATGGTTAGGTTCATCTTCAGGTAAAATCGGCCTGAGTAATACCCTGTTACCACTTTTAGTCTGACAGTATTCTTCTAGTTCTTTGGGATAAGGGCGGATAGCCAATCGCTGTGCACCTCGAGCATCCACCGCTTGCAGCCGCATATTTACATCCAGTAAAGTGATATTGTCGCCCGCCGCTAAAACTGGGTTTAAATCAAGCCTCGCGATCTCTGGGCAATCAATGATTAAATTGGATATGCGGGTTAACATGCTGCAAAGCGCTTCCATTTTTAGGCCATTGGGTAGCCTGCGGTCTCTAATTTTTTGGGCTTTAAGTGCTGATATTACCAAGTAACGCGCTAAGCCCATATTGAGTGGCGGTAGCGCCACCGCTGCATCTTTAGTTTCATCCCACTCAGATCCCCCCTCACCTAAAAAGATGGCAGGGCCAAATACCGGGTCGTTA is a window from the Agarivorans sp. TSD2052 genome containing:
- a CDS encoding type 2 periplasmic-binding domain-containing protein, whose translation is MKQYLSLANLALLFFSCSLNAAATFKVGSIDLDMDNSEEEPWLDYLHEAAANLDITLQVIELPEARAHHLAIMGELDAEAFPYDIPSRESPQMIKVNVPIETAKLWVWVHINQQCISDPAQLKNLQPVGTHGIPYFDIFYQLSEVGYSKVPSTELMVEMLSRGRADYFAATHDAVHFLLSEEQRLLIKHCLDAPYIEIQSHLYLHKKHQAIVSLFEQELNRVISLHPEHDD
- a CDS encoding N-acetyl-ornithine deacetylase gives rise to the protein MSRSSFQQFHWQSAQFGYASNDIDAFYSLLGQQMQRLGMLKHTLGHIEAYPLDLYQSPEPQATLPNILISAGFHGEEAAGPWGMLKFLSALNSEVFKQVNLSLLPLVNPTGFKAGHRFNQYGENPNRGFEFEAGKAFAGEGTSAEGVLLLAQQDLLKQLSGDGILTCHEDVLQHCCYVYSFEPQQAAATFSYGLRDSLAKYFKLAADNSIDGCPLEDGLIHNHYDTSFESCLVRLGAKQGACSETPALEDFDQRINANCAVMQQFVALSY